TCTTAATGTATGCTTTCCCTGATATCATTGTGTAATCAGACTTCTCTAGAATCTGTAAAATTAAATGAAGTCATGTTAGAACTTCACAAGACATTAGCTTTAGTTGTTAACAACAAACATCTCACACGCACATAAACACTAGTGACTAAATAAAATCATGCAAAATGAGGAttgacatttcatcaaacaccttcaaTGCACACAAACTCTATCTAGGAATCAACAAGAATAGTACGAAGGATAAGAGCACTACCGCCATAGCTGTGTTCTGATACTCCTTGAACAGAGTAGCAGAAGGAAAGCTCCCTGACAAACTATGCCGCATCTCATTCACCGGATCGTTCTTAACGCAGCTCGACGGTGGAGAAACCTCCGATAAGGACGTAGACTTCCTGATCCCAGGCGACAGGTAACTCTCCGGCGAAGAGAACTTCGTAGAGTGGTTAACCGGAGTCAAATTCCGGTTCGCCATCGTAACGAGAGCCATCGGACTCTCACTGTTCACCTCAGACAAGACGCTAGATCTGGCCACAGAGTAACTCTCGGGAGAAGAAAACTTCGCAGAGTGGTTAACCGGATTCGAACTCCGATGCGACGTCGTAACGAGAGCCATCGGACTCTCACTATTCACCTCAGAGAAGACGCTAGATCTGGCCACATTGTTCGGACGCGGTGAAGAGTAACTCTCCGGCGAAGAAAACTTCGTCGAATTATTAACCAGATTCGAACTCCGATGCGACGTCGTAACGAGAGCCATCGGATTACTCTCACTGTTCACCTCAGAGAAGACGCGAGATCTGGCGATTTTGCTCGGACGCGGTGACTCCTCGTATGACCTAGGGATATGATTCGTGGCCTGGAGAAGCTTCGACGGCGGAGGAGCGTTGGAAACAGGTGTCGGAGGAGAGTTGAAGTTCGGATACCTAACAGCGAGGGGTTTCGGAGATTTCCCGACGacggtggaggaggaggtggtagTGTTCTGAGCGAGAGCGGCGGCGGCGGAATCGATCACCGCCCATAGATCAGCGTCGTCTAGATCTTTATCATCGAAGGTGTAGGAAGAGGCCAACGATCGTGACGACGCCATGGAAGCGTGCTCTGTACAAGGTGGGAAAGTAGTGATTCAAATccactctctctccctctcccgcGTTTAAACCGTTTCAAACCGGTATTCCGGTTTAATTTATTGGTCAGACCTAACCTGGTTTAAGTTTGTTAAGCGGTTATTTTCACAATTACGAATTGGTCATTGGTTTGATTAGGTGATTGTGGGTCACACAGTGTTTATCTAAATAAACAGACTGTTTGCTTAACTGATTCGCTTCATCAATGGCGATTCCGAGGTTAAGCTCTCTGCTTCGATGGAGAAAACTGGGTAAGAGCGATTGGCTTGTAGCTTCGATAGGATTCGTATTGTTCGTGTTcttcctctctttcttcttcgacCCCACTTCAGACTCCGTCCCTTCCGTTGACCGATCTCCTCCCATCGCATCCCCACCCGATCTGGTCAAACTGACGCTATCGAGTAAAGCTAAAGAGAGAGGAGCTTGTACTGTGAACCaatctctctccttcttctagCTTTCGTTTTCACATTTTGAATGCTAAAGagtaaagctttttttttttttttttttttttttttgcagtttgCTTAGATGGAAGCTTGCCTGGGTACCATTTTCATAAGGGTTCAGGGTCAGGCTCAAAGAGCTGGCTTCTTCATTTAGAGGTattgttatttgttttattgattgaaaaattgaaacttttttaCTTGGGAGTTAGAATGTATTTTGAGTGAAAAATGTATGAAAAGGGTGGAGGCTGGTGCAGTACAATAGCGTCATGTTCTGCTCGAGCAATGACTATGTTAGGTTCTTCCACCTACTTTGAAGATGAAGTTGACTTTCAAGGTGTTTTAAGCAGTGACCCTTCTCTAAATCCTGGTAGGAGACATCTTTGTGTATTGACCTTCTTCGGTTCTGCTTTTAGATGTTTAGTTCTGAATCTTTGCTTGTCTTTTGTTGTTGTAGAGTTCTTTAACTGGAATAGAGTTAAGATACGTTACTGTGATGGTGCTTCTTTTGCTGGACATCCCGAAGCTGAATTCAA
This region of Brassica napus cultivar Da-Ae chromosome C5, Da-Ae, whole genome shotgun sequence genomic DNA includes:
- the LOC106452741 gene encoding endochitinase A-like, coding for MASSRSLASSYTFDDKDLDDADLWAVIDSAAAALAQNTTTSSSTVVGKSPKPLAVRYPNFNSPPTPVSNAPPPSKLLQATNHIPRSYEESPRPSKIARSRVFSEVNSESNPMALVTTSHRSSNLVNNSTKFSSPESYSSPRPNNVARSSVFSEVNSESPMALVTTSHRSSNPVNHSAKFSSPESYSVARSSVLSEVNSESPMALVTMANRNLTPVNHSTKFSSPESYLSPGIRKSTSLSEVSPPSSCVKNDPVNEMRHSLSGSFPSATLFKEYQNTAMAILEKSDYTMISGKAYIKKSGWRKISFYFNVSYEIRDKNIEFDENRNVQRAEFIVRAIMQGGRFADGWGSCERREKKFLKPNHDIPSTAETRAKNRACQDLLGIGEYRESPTGFPR